A single genomic interval of Bartonella sp. HY328 harbors:
- a CDS encoding Lrp/AsnC family transcriptional regulator: MKNKKSVANKDKLDPKIDFMDKKILSALRLNGRISMAELAQKVGLSQSPCWSRVKRLETMEVISGYSAMIDPKSIGMKDLVFIEITLDRHDETILERFGDHLARIPEVLEAYLVAGEYDYLVKAVVSGTEHFEVFLREKLYGIGGVRQSRSTFALRALKQNHSIDPVEWPLGS, from the coding sequence ATGAAGAACAAAAAATCTGTCGCCAACAAAGATAAGTTGGATCCTAAAATTGATTTTATGGACAAAAAAATATTATCGGCCTTGCGGCTTAATGGCCGCATCTCCATGGCCGAGCTTGCACAAAAGGTTGGCCTGTCACAATCGCCTTGTTGGTCACGGGTAAAGCGTCTTGAAACGATGGAGGTTATTAGTGGTTATAGCGCGATGATTGATCCAAAATCCATCGGCATGAAGGACCTTGTTTTTATTGAAATTACGCTTGATCGTCATGATGAAACCATTCTTGAACGCTTTGGTGACCATTTGGCAAGAATACCAGAGGTTTTGGAAGCCTATCTTGTTGCTGGCGAATATGATTATCTTGTCAAAGCTGTGGTATCGGGTACTGAACATTTTGAAGTATTTTTACGCGAAAAGCTTTATGGCATTGGCGGCGTTCGTCAATCACGTTCGACTTTCGCTTTGCGGGCATTAAAACAAAACCATTCGATTGACCCGGTTGAATGGCCATTAGGATCATAA
- a CDS encoding PPC domain-containing DNA-binding protein, with protein sequence MGRVAYARIAPNEDLVQGIEKLCLAQGFRNAFVRGALGSLVDACLGTIDGNYQKISGPAVEIVSIAGEVREQPDNSLQASLTGVVADTDGNVFGGPFIAGSNYVCMTFEVTIEEWLPD encoded by the coding sequence ATGGGCCGTGTCGCCTATGCACGTATTGCCCCTAATGAAGATTTGGTACAGGGCATTGAAAAATTATGTCTTGCACAAGGTTTTCGGAATGCATTTGTGCGCGGCGCTTTGGGCAGCCTTGTTGATGCTTGCCTTGGCACGATTGATGGTAATTACCAAAAAATATCAGGGCCAGCGGTAGAAATTGTCAGCATTGCTGGTGAAGTACGTGAACAGCCGGATAATTCGCTTCAAGCATCATTAACTGGAGTGGTTGCCGATACCGATGGAAATGTTTTTGGTGGACCGTTTATTGCTGGCTCTAACTATGTTTGTATGACCTTTGAAGTGACAATTGAGGAATGGCTGCCCGATTAA
- a CDS encoding PfkB family carbohydrate kinase, with product MDNENNHLASQKKNHVIIIGSVNIDIAGRSHQPPKKSDSNPGKISYSSGGVGRNIAHNLALLGVDISLISAVGNDVYGDNIVKTTAQVGVDMTRVMRFDGENTSTYLSVLDEHGEMVIAINDMDIVRRIDETMIASHMDAIKAANIVVVDCNLEQTSLNWLLNQKNLPTIFVDTVSAHKCTKIQNLLANINTLKPNLLEAQTLSNIAFHQQNDAFKIADWFHKQGLQNLVLSAGQLGVFYSEKNGANGWLPIIKTDIVNVTGAGDAMMAGLVACKLQNMPLSKAVHFAQGCASMALKSQFTNNPDLSFKNVLNYLELSHVYDA from the coding sequence ATGGATAATGAGAATAACCATTTAGCCTCGCAAAAAAAGAACCATGTGATTATTATTGGATCAGTTAATATTGATATTGCTGGCCGTTCTCATCAACCGCCAAAGAAAAGTGATTCAAATCCGGGTAAAATTAGCTATAGTTCGGGCGGCGTTGGCCGCAATATCGCTCATAATCTCGCGCTTTTAGGTGTCGATATTTCTCTTATCTCGGCAGTTGGCAATGATGTTTATGGCGATAATATCGTAAAAACAACTGCGCAAGTTGGCGTTGACATGACGCGCGTCATGCGTTTTGATGGTGAAAACACCTCAACCTATCTCTCGGTGCTTGATGAACACGGCGAAATGGTTATTGCTATTAATGACATGGATATTGTTCGCCGCATTGATGAAACCATGATTGCAAGCCATATGGATGCGATAAAAGCTGCGAATATTGTGGTGGTCGATTGCAATTTGGAGCAAACAAGCCTTAATTGGCTGTTAAACCAAAAAAACTTGCCAACTATTTTTGTCGATACTGTGTCAGCGCATAAATGCACTAAAATTCAAAATCTTTTAGCCAATATTAACACCTTAAAACCCAATTTATTAGAAGCGCAAACCTTAAGCAATATAGCATTTCATCAACAAAATGATGCATTTAAAATTGCCGATTGGTTCCACAAACAAGGCTTGCAAAACCTTGTGCTCAGTGCTGGCCAATTGGGGGTATTTTACAGCGAAAAAAATGGTGCTAATGGCTGGTTGCCGATTATCAAAACGGATATTGTCAATGTTACTGGCGCAGGCGACGCCATGATGGCAGGGCTTGTTGCTTGTAAACTGCAAAATATGCCCTTATCCAAAGCCGTTCATTTTGCCCAAGGCTGCGCTTCCATGGCCTTAAAAAGTCAATTTACTAATAATCCAGATCTATCATTCAAAAATGTTTTAAACTACTTGGAGTTATCCCATGTCTATGATGCCTAA
- a CDS encoding NupC/NupG family nucleoside CNT transporter: MDIIRSVIGMMFLLFIGFLFCNNKAKLSYRTIIAAFLLQVVLGGIMLYVPAGQRALEFAARGIKAVMDYSDVGAVFMFGGLAQDAPMKATFGNYGYIFAFRVLPAVIFVTSLISILYYLRIMGLLIKVLGGLFQKALKISKIESFIAVTTIFLGQNEIPAAVKPFVKQLNRNELFTAMVSGMASIAGAMLIAYAGVGIPIKYLLAASLMAIPGGILFARLLSPATEESVVTFDNLEFSEAPAKTIIEALANGALTGLKIAAGVATVVMTFVAMIALLNGIVGAIASHPWIGYEGVTIQGLLGYIFSPLAYIMGVSWPDAGSVGSLIGQKLVINEFVAYTELQTMQATAVLTDPRSIAIVSFALCGFANFGSIGVIIGAFSAVAPERISLIAQLGLRALFAATLSNLMSATIAGLFLSIAV, translated from the coding sequence ATGGACATAATCCGCAGTGTTATCGGCATGATGTTCTTGCTGTTTATTGGCTTTTTATTTTGTAATAATAAAGCAAAACTCAGCTACCGAACGATTATTGCTGCATTTCTTCTTCAAGTAGTGCTGGGTGGCATCATGCTTTATGTCCCAGCTGGGCAAAGAGCTCTGGAATTTGCCGCACGCGGTATCAAAGCGGTGATGGATTATAGCGATGTTGGTGCGGTCTTCATGTTTGGTGGATTAGCTCAAGATGCGCCAATGAAGGCCACTTTTGGCAATTATGGTTATATTTTTGCATTTCGCGTATTGCCAGCGGTTATTTTTGTAACATCATTGATTTCTATCCTGTATTATCTGCGCATTATGGGGTTGCTGATCAAAGTTTTAGGCGGTTTATTCCAAAAAGCGCTTAAAATTTCTAAGATTGAATCTTTTATTGCGGTGACCACTATTTTTCTAGGTCAAAATGAAATTCCTGCTGCCGTTAAGCCTTTTGTTAAGCAATTAAACCGCAATGAATTATTTACCGCTATGGTAAGTGGTATGGCATCTATTGCCGGTGCAATGCTCATTGCTTATGCCGGCGTTGGCATACCAATCAAGTATTTGCTTGCAGCATCCTTAATGGCTATACCCGGTGGTATTTTATTTGCACGGCTTTTAAGCCCAGCTACAGAAGAATCTGTTGTCACATTTGATAATCTTGAATTTTCTGAAGCGCCAGCCAAGACTATTATTGAAGCTTTGGCTAATGGTGCTTTAACTGGTTTAAAAATTGCAGCAGGTGTAGCAACAGTTGTGATGACCTTTGTTGCGATGATTGCTTTATTAAACGGTATTGTTGGCGCGATTGCTAGCCACCCTTGGATCGGTTATGAAGGGGTAACAATTCAAGGCCTGCTTGGCTATATTTTTTCACCGCTTGCTTATATTATGGGTGTTAGCTGGCCAGATGCTGGTAGTGTTGGCAGCTTAATTGGCCAAAAATTGGTTATTAATGAATTTGTCGCCTATACCGAATTACAAACCATGCAGGCAACAGCAGTTTTAACCGATCCGCGCTCTATTGCCATTGTGTCGTTTGCGCTTTGTGGTTTTGCCAATTTTGGTTCAATTGGTGTTATTATTGGTGCGTTTTCTGCCGTTGCGCCAGAGCGTATTTCATTAATTGCACAATTAGGGCTACGCGCTCTCTTTGCTGCAACCCTATCCAATTTGATGAGCGCGACCATTGCCGGTCTCTTCTTATCAATAGCTGTTTAA
- a CDS encoding PPC domain-containing DNA-binding protein — protein MKSAHATSSRHIRLSLQPEKSLYQGLVEPLAQLGIKSVSTTILGGYFLKLDYCVAPPDPSKQAVIAYTKPIHAGEAYMVFGNATLGFGLDDKPLVHCHASLRTQSGDVKGGHILTETSIVGPFPISVLVTSFEGFELRQAFDPETNIALLQPYTA, from the coding sequence ATAAAAAGCGCTCATGCAACGTCCTCACGCCATATAAGACTAAGTTTGCAACCGGAAAAATCACTTTATCAAGGCTTGGTAGAACCCCTTGCACAACTTGGTATTAAATCGGTGTCAACCACCATATTGGGCGGTTATTTTTTAAAACTAGATTATTGTGTTGCCCCACCTGATCCAAGCAAACAAGCAGTTATTGCCTATACAAAACCAATACATGCGGGTGAAGCCTATATGGTATTTGGCAATGCAACCCTTGGATTTGGTCTTGATGATAAACCACTTGTTCATTGTCATGCTTCATTGCGCACGCAATCGGGCGATGTGAAAGGTGGCCATATATTGACGGAAACCTCCATTGTCGGGCCGTTTCCTATTTCAGTATTGGTGACATCTTTTGAAGGATTTGAACTGCGGCAAGCTTTCGACCCAGAAACCAATATTGCGCTATTGCAGCCCTATACTGCTTGA
- a CDS encoding SDR family NAD(P)-dependent oxidoreductase gives MSDKGTIIVTGGAAGIGFAICEQLLAQDWTIIAADINENAIEAARQAFETKFGEKAKQIRFERLNVADENNMVQQVALWAASASPLRGLVNSAGIGADIPALETGVEKFRQILDINLIGSFVMSREVAKVMQKTGGGSIVNIASVSGITGNLGRTAYGASKGAVIQMSRILAVEFAPFKIRVNSVSPGPIETAMAKMMHTDEARKSWTDRVLLHRYAEPYEVAGAVTFLLDEEKSSYITGQNLAVDGGFTIGGIID, from the coding sequence ATGTCTGATAAGGGAACAATTATTGTAACGGGTGGGGCGGCTGGTATTGGCTTTGCGATTTGTGAGCAATTGCTCGCGCAGGATTGGACGATTATTGCGGCCGATATTAATGAAAATGCAATTGAAGCGGCAAGGCAAGCTTTTGAGACAAAATTTGGTGAAAAGGCAAAGCAAATTCGCTTTGAACGATTAAATGTTGCCGATGAAAACAACATGGTGCAACAAGTCGCTTTATGGGCGGCAAGCGCGTCGCCTCTGCGTGGTCTCGTCAATTCGGCGGGGATTGGCGCCGATATTCCTGCGCTTGAAACAGGTGTTGAAAAATTCCGGCAAATTCTTGACATTAATCTCATCGGCTCGTTTGTTATGAGCCGCGAGGTTGCGAAAGTTATGCAAAAAACGGGTGGTGGTTCTATCGTTAATATTGCTTCAGTGTCGGGTATTACCGGTAATCTTGGTCGCACCGCCTATGGCGCTTCAAAAGGCGCGGTTATCCAAATGTCACGTATTTTGGCGGTAGAATTTGCCCCCTTTAAAATCCGCGTTAATAGCGTGTCGCCTGGGCCAATAGAAACAGCAATGGCTAAAATGATGCATACAGATGAAGCACGCAAAAGTTGGACTGATCGGGTGTTGCTCCATCGCTATGCCGAACCTTATGAAGTGGCAGGTGCTGTTACATTTTTGCTTGATGAGGAAAAGTCGAGCTATATTACGGGACAAAATCTTGCTGTTGATGGCGGTTTTACCATTGGTGGTATTATTGACTAG
- a CDS encoding amidohydrolase, whose amino-acid sequence MNKEELKKKVCAAIEARRDDILALGRSIYHEPELGYKEVKTAAKVEETFKRMQLPYEKELALTGVKARLKGKNSDHSVAVIGELDAIICHEHPNADELTGAAHCCGHNVQIATMIAVGMGLQDADAMEHLSGDVVLFAVPAEEYVEIAYRNKLRQQGKIKYLGGKAELIRLGAFDDVDMAIQMHVVPDNKHERYLQLSTTSNGFIGKLITYKGQPAHAAAAPYEGVNALNAAMMGIMGVNAIRDTFKDQDNVRFHPIITKGGDLVNVVPSDVRMESYVRAANIDAMIDANKKIDRALKAGAMAIGAEVEIEDLPGYLPLNNDANINAFFEKNAEELVGKDRVRQGKHMAGSTDTGDLSQIIPLAHPHAGGIEGTLHGKDYKIFDEDTAYIRCAQAMAMTVIDLLYGDGEGAQKVKSEFKPQLTKETYLKLLESFSSN is encoded by the coding sequence ATGAATAAAGAAGAACTGAAAAAGAAAGTCTGCGCTGCAATTGAAGCGCGCCGCGATGACATTCTTGCCCTTGGCCGCTCTATTTATCATGAGCCAGAACTTGGCTATAAGGAAGTAAAGACTGCCGCAAAAGTTGAAGAAACCTTTAAGCGCATGCAACTGCCTTATGAAAAAGAATTGGCACTCACCGGAGTAAAAGCACGGTTAAAGGGCAAAAATTCCGATCATAGTGTGGCTGTCATCGGCGAATTAGACGCCATTATCTGCCATGAACACCCAAATGCTGATGAATTAACTGGCGCTGCCCATTGCTGCGGCCATAATGTGCAGATTGCCACAATGATTGCAGTTGGCATGGGTTTGCAAGATGCCGATGCCATGGAACATTTAAGCGGTGATGTGGTTCTATTTGCTGTTCCAGCGGAAGAATATGTTGAAATTGCCTATCGCAATAAACTTCGCCAACAAGGCAAGATTAAATATCTTGGCGGCAAGGCTGAACTTATTCGTCTTGGTGCTTTTGATGATGTTGATATGGCCATTCAAATGCATGTTGTTCCCGATAATAAACATGAGCGTTATTTACAATTATCAACCACCAGTAATGGCTTTATCGGCAAATTAATCACCTATAAAGGCCAACCTGCCCATGCTGCTGCCGCACCTTATGAAGGTGTTAATGCGCTTAATGCCGCCATGATGGGCATTATGGGGGTTAATGCTATTCGTGATACGTTTAAAGACCAAGACAATGTGCGCTTTCACCCAATTATCACTAAGGGCGGTGATTTGGTTAATGTTGTACCAAGCGATGTGCGTATGGAAAGCTATGTGCGCGCTGCCAATATTGACGCAATGATTGATGCCAATAAAAAAATTGACCGTGCATTAAAAGCTGGCGCAATGGCAATTGGTGCTGAAGTGGAAATTGAAGATCTTCCAGGTTATTTACCGCTTAATAATGATGCCAATATTAATGCGTTTTTTGAAAAAAATGCCGAGGAATTGGTAGGTAAAGACCGTGTTCGCCAAGGTAAGCACATGGCAGGCAGCACCGATACGGGTGATTTATCACAAATCATTCCACTTGCCCACCCTCATGCTGGCGGCATTGAAGGCACTTTGCATGGCAAGGATTATAAAATCTTTGATGAAGACACCGCTTATATTCGTTGCGCACAAGCCATGGCAATGACGGTGATTGACTTGCTTTATGGTGATGGCGAGGGCGCACAAAAAGTAAAGTCGGAATTTAAACCGCAACTTACCAAAGAAACCTATCTTAAATTGCTTGAATCTTTTTCAAGTAATTAA
- a CDS encoding IclR family transcriptional regulator: MENSAKKDGTQSIERALQVMQLVASAGQDGIRLTDIIKEADLHKPTVRRLLIALIRSGMVEQDSGNKRYFIGPEAFLLGLAAGSRFSLHQLSIGSLMRLAKASGDSVFVSVRRNNFSVCLHCEEGAFPIRTQVLKPGDRHPLGIGAGSLAMLSALGDDDIAAIIDQNQAILRDSYPNYSNEIIWRGVEETRKNGYAFNPGILMPGSWGMGLAVNDAQDQPLGAISIAAIENRLDDARRAELLPLLREEVAIITAALRSQRHLKSHKKLQDQDQIQPFINHRKVS, encoded by the coding sequence TAGTGCTGGACAAGATGGTATCAGGCTTACCGATATTATCAAGGAAGCGGATTTGCATAAGCCGACAGTGCGCCGGCTGCTTATTGCGCTTATCCGTTCTGGCATGGTTGAGCAAGATAGCGGCAATAAGCGGTATTTTATTGGCCCGGAAGCCTTTTTGCTGGGGCTTGCTGCCGGTTCACGCTTTAGTCTTCATCAATTGTCGATTGGCAGCTTGATGCGGCTTGCAAAGGCGAGCGGTGATAGCGTATTTGTCTCAGTCCGCCGCAATAATTTTTCAGTTTGTCTCCATTGCGAGGAGGGGGCTTTTCCCATTCGCACACAGGTTTTAAAACCCGGTGATCGTCATCCTCTTGGCATTGGGGCAGGTAGTCTTGCGATGCTTTCTGCCCTTGGTGATGATGATATTGCGGCAATTATTGACCAAAATCAGGCCATATTACGCGATTCATATCCAAATTATAGCAATGAAATTATTTGGCGCGGTGTCGAAGAAACACGAAAAAATGGCTATGCCTTTAATCCTGGTATTTTAATGCCCGGTTCGTGGGGGATGGGGCTTGCTGTTAACGATGCGCAAGACCAACCCCTTGGTGCTATTTCAATTGCTGCTATTGAAAATCGCCTTGATGATGCGCGAAGGGCAGAGCTTTTACCGCTTTTGCGTGAAGAAGTGGCCATTATTACTGCGGCTCTACGTTCGCAGCGTCATCTTAAAAGTCATAAAAAACTGCAAGATCAAGATCAAATTCAGCCATTCATCAATCATAGAAAGGTTTCCTAA
- a CDS encoding Imm8 family immunity protein encodes MNIVQAVLKALHSPSIFDLPNYRPENENSFAFLLQAIIGPKDDKSKECFDIEVCTPL; translated from the coding sequence GTGAATATTGTGCAGGCAGTATTAAAAGCATTACATAGTCCCAGCATTTTTGATTTGCCAAACTATAGGCCCGAAAATGAAAACAGTTTTGCCTTTCTACTTCAGGCCATCATTGGACCCAAAGATGATAAAAGCAAGGAATGCTTTGATATAGAAGTTTGTACACCTCTATAA
- a CDS encoding acetyl-CoA acetyltransferase: MTKACIIGYHHSPFGKLEDPDTESLMARVSGAALQHAGVEPQEVDGIYVGVMNSGFSKQDFQAGLVALADERLSYTPATRMENACATGSAALHSALDFIESGRGRIALVVGAEKMTAKPTAEVGDILLNACYRKEEADIAGGFAGVFGTIAQNYFQRYGNRSEELALIAAKNHANGVSNPFAQMRKDLGFEFCNTVSDKNPLVAGPLRRTDCSLISDGACAIILADADTARSMQRAIRFRARSHRNDIMPLSRRDPIAFEGARKAWHDALATANMSLDDLQLVETHDCFTIAELIEYEAMGLAKPGEGYKVVREGIARKDGRLPINPSGGLKSKGHPVGATGVSMHILGAMQLLGEAGNMQIANTNAAGIFNMGGVAVANYVSILERLK; encoded by the coding sequence ATGACCAAAGCTTGTATCATTGGTTATCATCATAGTCCCTTTGGAAAGTTGGAAGACCCCGACACCGAAAGCCTCATGGCAAGGGTTTCTGGTGCGGCATTACAGCATGCCGGTGTTGAGCCACAAGAGGTAGATGGCATTTATGTCGGGGTTATGAATTCAGGCTTTTCCAAACAAGATTTTCAAGCCGGCCTTGTTGCACTTGCCGATGAACGCCTTAGCTATACGCCAGCGACAAGGATGGAAAATGCCTGCGCTACAGGGTCGGCAGCTTTGCATAGTGCTCTTGATTTTATTGAATCTGGCCGTGGGCGGATTGCACTTGTGGTGGGCGCTGAAAAAATGACAGCAAAGCCAACAGCGGAAGTTGGCGATATATTGCTTAATGCCTGCTACCGCAAGGAAGAAGCTGATATTGCAGGTGGTTTTGCTGGCGTTTTTGGCACAATTGCGCAAAACTATTTCCAGCGTTATGGCAACCGATCAGAAGAACTAGCTCTGATAGCTGCTAAAAACCATGCCAATGGTGTTAGCAATCCATTTGCCCAAATGCGTAAAGATTTAGGCTTTGAATTTTGCAATACTGTATCAGATAAAAATCCGCTGGTTGCTGGCCCTTTACGCCGTACTGATTGCTCGCTTATTTCTGATGGTGCTTGCGCCATTATCCTTGCTGATGCGGACACAGCCCGCAGTATGCAGCGTGCTATTCGTTTTCGCGCACGCAGCCACCGCAATGATATTATGCCGCTATCAAGGCGTGATCCAATTGCCTTTGAAGGCGCTCGCAAGGCTTGGCATGATGCGCTTGCCACCGCCAATATGAGCCTTGATGACCTACAATTGGTTGAAACCCATGATTGCTTCACCATTGCCGAGCTTATTGAATATGAAGCTATGGGGCTTGCAAAACCGGGCGAGGGCTACAAGGTGGTGCGCGAGGGCATTGCTCGTAAAGATGGCCGCCTACCGATTAATCCCTCCGGTGGCTTAAAGTCCAAAGGCCATCCTGTCGGAGCAACAGGGGTTTCAATGCATATTCTTGGCGCAATGCAATTGCTGGGTGAAGCGGGTAATATGCAAATTGCCAATACCAATGCGGCTGGCATTTTTAATATGGGCGGCGTCGCCGTTGCCAATTATGTTTCAATTCTTGAGAGGTTAAAATGA
- a CDS encoding acyl-CoA synthetase translates to MSTFAPKGGVIPCSKRVMNLSHFLAQAARRFASDIGFVHGEQILCWQEINARVDAMAVALSKLGISKGDRIVVQSQNCLQMFETMFVCFRLGAVWVPTNFRQTADEVAYLVEASGAKAMICNSDFPDHVIAAKAATPSLDIIIEIGEGHFAPSYDRLVAQYLGEKFLPCDVEHDDPCWFFFTSGTTGRPKAAVLTHGQMGFVVTNHLCDLMPATTNHDASLVVAPLSHGAGIHQLVNTARAVKTILPCSERFDANEIWQLVQKWQVSNIFTVPTITKMMAEAPSLDHYDHSSLRYVIYAGAPMYREDQKFALRKLGKVLVQYFGLGEVTGNITVLPPALHDVEDGDHVKIGTCGIERTAMQVQVQDDNGKELAPFETGEICVCGLAVFAGYYNNDDANAKAFRHGWFRTGDLGHMDEQGFLYITGRASDMYISGGSNVYPREIEEKLLTHPDIDEVAILGIPDAKWGEVGIAICVAHKGCIIDESAIISFLEPKIARYKLPKKVLFWESLPKSAYGKITKKMVREVLEQRGEI, encoded by the coding sequence ATGAGCACATTTGCACCAAAGGGCGGCGTTATACCCTGCAGCAAACGCGTTATGAATCTTTCGCATTTTTTGGCACAAGCAGCAAGGCGCTTTGCTAGTGATATTGGTTTTGTTCATGGTGAGCAAATTTTGTGCTGGCAAGAGATTAATGCGCGGGTTGATGCTATGGCCGTCGCGCTTAGTAAATTAGGGATCAGCAAGGGTGATCGCATTGTCGTGCAATCGCAAAATTGTTTGCAAATGTTTGAAACAATGTTTGTTTGCTTTCGCCTTGGTGCGGTTTGGGTGCCAACAAATTTTCGGCAAACCGCCGATGAAGTGGCCTATCTTGTGGAGGCGAGTGGCGCTAAGGCAATGATTTGCAATAGCGATTTTCCAGATCACGTCATTGCGGCAAAGGCGGCGACACCGAGCCTTGATATTATTATTGAGATCGGCGAGGGGCATTTTGCTCCGTCTTATGATCGGCTGGTTGCACAATATTTGGGTGAAAAATTTCTGCCCTGCGATGTCGAGCATGATGATCCTTGTTGGTTTTTCTTCACCTCGGGTACGACAGGGCGGCCAAAGGCCGCTGTGCTTACCCATGGTCAAATGGGCTTTGTGGTCACCAATCATCTTTGTGATTTAATGCCTGCAACAACAAATCATGATGCTTCACTTGTGGTGGCGCCTTTGTCGCATGGCGCAGGAATACATCAACTTGTCAATACGGCGCGCGCGGTAAAAACTATTCTACCGTGTAGTGAAAGATTTGATGCCAATGAAATTTGGCAATTGGTGCAAAAATGGCAAGTGAGCAATATTTTTACAGTGCCAACCATTACCAAAATGATGGCTGAAGCACCAAGCTTAGATCATTATGATCATTCTTCCCTGCGCTATGTGATTTATGCCGGTGCGCCAATGTATCGTGAAGATCAAAAATTTGCCTTGCGCAAATTGGGTAAAGTCTTAGTGCAATATTTTGGCCTTGGTGAAGTGACTGGCAATATTACTGTTTTACCGCCTGCTTTGCATGACGTTGAAGATGGTGACCATGTTAAAATTGGCACTTGCGGCATTGAGCGCACCGCGATGCAGGTGCAAGTACAAGATGATAATGGCAAGGAATTAGCGCCTTTTGAAACCGGTGAGATTTGTGTTTGCGGCCTCGCCGTTTTTGCTGGCTATTATAATAATGATGATGCCAATGCTAAAGCATTTCGCCATGGCTGGTTTCGCACTGGTGATCTTGGCCATATGGATGAACAAGGCTTTCTTTATATCACGGGACGAGCGTCCGATATGTATATTTCGGGAGGTTCCAACGTATATCCGCGTGAGATTGAAGAAAAATTATTAACCCATCCCGATATTGATGAAGTAGCGATTTTAGGTATTCCTGATGCCAAATGGGGCGAAGTTGGTATTGCAATTTGTGTCGCGCATAAGGGATGCATTATTGATGAAAGCGCAATTATCAGCTTTTTAGAACCAAAAATCGCACGCTATAAATTACCAAAAAAAGTGCTGTTTTGGGAAAGTTTGCCAAAATCAGCTTATGGCAAAATTACCAAAAAAATGGTGCGCGAAGTGTTGGAGCAGCGCGGCGAAATATAA
- a CDS encoding pseudouridine-5'-phosphate glycosidase, whose translation MPKVAISDEFLVISDEVKAALAANAPIVALESTIISHGMPFPQNAQTALKVEETVRANGAVPATIAIIAGKMKVGLSREEIELLGREGHKVAKVSRRDLPFIVAGGLNGATTVASTMIIAAMAGIKVFATGGIGGVHRGAEASFDISADLQELAKTNVAVICAGAKSILDLGLTTEYLETFGVPLIGYKTKSLPAFFTRTSPFETSIQLDSAKDIAKALFVKWQIGLEGGAVIANPIPEQFAMPEERIAAAIDQAVKEADEQGVIGKDSTPFLLARVNELTGGDSLKSNIELVFNNAILAANIAKEYQLISA comes from the coding sequence ATGCCTAAGGTTGCTATTTCTGATGAATTTCTTGTCATCTCAGACGAAGTAAAGGCAGCGCTTGCCGCCAATGCGCCGATTGTTGCTTTGGAATCAACGATTATTTCTCACGGCATGCCTTTTCCGCAAAATGCGCAAACAGCATTAAAAGTGGAAGAAACCGTGCGTGCCAATGGTGCAGTCCCTGCAACCATTGCCATCATTGCTGGTAAAATGAAAGTTGGCCTATCGCGCGAAGAAATTGAGCTTTTAGGCCGTGAAGGCCATAAGGTTGCTAAAGTCAGCCGCCGCGATTTGCCTTTCATTGTTGCTGGTGGTTTAAATGGTGCAACAACAGTTGCTTCTACCATGATTATTGCAGCTATGGCAGGCATTAAGGTTTTTGCAACGGGCGGTATTGGCGGTGTACATCGCGGCGCAGAAGCAAGCTTTGACATTTCAGCCGATTTGCAAGAACTAGCTAAAACCAATGTTGCGGTTATTTGTGCAGGTGCAAAATCCATTCTTGATTTAGGATTAACCACAGAATATCTCGAAACCTTTGGCGTGCCGCTTATTGGTTATAAAACCAAATCCTTACCAGCTTTTTTCACCCGTACAAGTCCCTTTGAAACCAGTATTCAATTAGATAGCGCAAAAGACATTGCCAAAGCACTTTTTGTCAAATGGCAAATTGGTCTTGAGGGCGGCGCGGTGATTGCCAACCCAATTCCCGAGCAATTTGCAATGCCAGAAGAGCGCATTGCTGCAGCTATTGACCAAGCAGTAAAAGAAGCTGATGAACAAGGCGTTATTGGTAAGGATAGTACGCCATTCTTACTTGCCCGCGTTAATGAACTAACCGGCGGTGATAGCTTAAAATCTAACATTGAGCTGGTTTTCAATAATGCAATTTTAGCTGCAAATATTGCTAAAGAATACCAGTTAATCAGCGCTTAA